The genomic DNA TGAAGCTAAGTAAGATCTAGTTTCATTAGCACCTTTAACAACAATCTCTTGTTGACGGTCTTTAGCTAATTTAATGTCTTCTACAACACCTTCGATTTCAGTAATCACGGCTTGACCTTTAGGATTACGTGCTTCGAAGATCTCTTGGATACGTGGAAGACCTTGAGTGATATCGCTACCTGCTACCCCACCAGTATGGAATGTACGCATTGTAAGTTGGGTACCTGGTTCACCGATAGATTGCGCAGCGATTGTACCAACTGCTTCGCCCACTTCAACTTTTTCACCTGTTGCAAGGTTTTTACCGTAACATTTTTCACAAACACCGTGACGTGCGTTACAAGTAAATGCTGAGCGGATGTACATTTGTTCGATACCAGCGTCAGTAATTTTCTTAGCAATTTCAGCAGTGATTAATTCGTCTGGACGAATAATAATTTCGTCTGTTTCAGGGTGACGAATCGTTTCTTTAGAATAACGACCTTCGATACGTTCGATAAATGGTTCAATCATTTCTGTACCTTCTTTGATATCAGAAACTAATAAACCACGGTCAGTACCACAGTCTTCTTCACGTACGATAACATCTTGAGCCACGTCAACAAGACGACGAGTAAGATAACCTGAGTCTGCTGTTTTAAGAGCGGTATCGGCAAGACCTTTACGCGCACCGTGTGTAGAGATGAAGTATTCTAACACTGTTAAACCTTCACGGAATGATGAAGTGATTGGTAACTCAATAATTTTACCTGAAGGAGCGGCCATTAAACCACGCATACCAGCTAATTGAGTAAAGTTAGATGCGTTACCACGGGCACCTGAGTCACTCATCATGAAGATTGGGTTTGTTTTCTCAAGTGATTGCATTAATTCGCCTTGAATTTGGTCTTTTGCGTCAGTCCAAATTTCAACAACAGCGTTATAACGTTCATCTTCTGTGATTAAACCACGGTTAAATTGTTTAGATACACGTTCAACTAATTTTTCATGTTCATCTAAAATATCTTGTTTATCTGGAAGTACCACGATGTCTGCAACACCAACAGTAATACCAGCTTTAGATGAGAATTTGAAACCTAAGTCTTTCATACGGTCAAGCATCATAGAAGTATCTGTAATGCTAAATCTGTTGAAGACTTCGGCAATAATGTTACCTAAGAATTTTTTATTGAATGGTTCAATAAGTTCTTGTTCCTCAAAGTAAGCTTTAAGGCCACCTTCACCTAACTGAGTTGGATCAATAAAGTATTTATCTGGTGTTTTACCTTCAAGGTTAGTTTGAGTTGGTTCATTAATGAATGCAAATGAATCTGGAATGATTTCATTGAAAATCACTTTACCTACTGAAGTAGCCAAAATTTTTCTATTTTGTTCTTCAGTGAATGTAGGGTTATTAAGTGATTGCGCATGTAAACCAATACGAGTGTGTAAATGTACATAGCCATTGGCATATGCTTTAAGCACTTCGTTTGTATCATTAAAGAGTACACCTGTATTAACTGCGTCTTTACGTTCTAAAGTAAGGTAATAGTTACCTAATACCATATCTTGTGATGGTGTAACAACTGGTTTACCGTCTTTAGGGTTCAAGATATTTTGAGCAGCTAACATTAACATACGTGCTTCTGCTTGAGCTTCTTTAGATAAAGGTACGTGAACGGCCATTTGGTCACCATCAAAGTCCGCATTGTAAGCTGTTGTTACAAGTGGGTGAAGACGAATAGCACGACCTTCTACTAATGTTGGTTCAAATGCTTGAATACCTAATCTGTGAAGCGTAGGTGCACGGTTTAATAATACAGGATGTTCTCTAATTACATCTTCTAATACATCCCATACTTCGTCGTCCATACGTTCAATTTTGCTCTTAGCATTTTTAATGTTAGTGGCAATTTCACGTTGAACTAATTCTTTCATTACGAAAGGTTTAAATAATTCAAGTGCCATTTCTTTTGGTAGACCACATTGATACATTTTTAAACTTGGTCCT from Staphylococcus taiwanensis includes the following:
- the rpoC gene encoding DNA-directed RNA polymerase subunit beta', with protein sequence MKIGLASPEKIRSWSYGEVKKPETINYRTLKPEKDGLFCERIFGPTKDWECSCGKYKRVRYKGMVCDRCGVEVTKSKVRRERMGHIELAAPVSHIWYFKGIPSRMGLLLDMSPRALEEVIYFASYVVVDPGPTGLEKKSLLSEAEFREYYDKYPGQFVAKMGAEGIKDLLEEINLDEELKTLRDELESATGQRLTRAIKRLEVVESFRNSGNNPSWMILDVLPIIPPEIRPMVQLDGGRFATSDLNDLYRRVINRNNRLKRLLDLGAPGIIVQNEKRMLQEAVDALIDNGRRGRPVTGPGNRPLKSLSHMLKGKQGRFRQNLLGKRVDYSGRSVIAVGPSLKMYQCGLPKEMALELFKPFVMKELVQREIATNIKNAKSKIERMDDEVWDVLEDVIREHPVLLNRAPTLHRLGIQAFEPTLVEGRAIRLHPLVTTAYNADFDGDQMAVHVPLSKEAQAEARMLMLAAQNILNPKDGKPVVTPSQDMVLGNYYLTLERKDAVNTGVLFNDTNEVLKAYANGYVHLHTRIGLHAQSLNNPTFTEEQNRKILATSVGKVIFNEIIPDSFAFINEPTQTNLEGKTPDKYFIDPTQLGEGGLKAYFEEQELIEPFNKKFLGNIIAEVFNRFSITDTSMMLDRMKDLGFKFSSKAGITVGVADIVVLPDKQDILDEHEKLVERVSKQFNRGLITEDERYNAVVEIWTDAKDQIQGELMQSLEKTNPIFMMSDSGARGNASNFTQLAGMRGLMAAPSGKIIELPITSSFREGLTVLEYFISTHGARKGLADTALKTADSGYLTRRLVDVAQDVIVREEDCGTDRGLLVSDIKEGTEMIEPFIERIEGRYSKETIRHPETDEIIIRPDELITAEIAKKITDAGIEQMYIRSAFTCNARHGVCEKCYGKNLATGEKVEVGEAVGTIAAQSIGEPGTQLTMRTFHTGGVAGSDITQGLPRIQEIFEARNPKGQAVITEIEGVVEDIKLAKDRQQEIVVKGANETRSYLASGTSRLKVEVGQSVERGEVLTEGSIEPKNFLAVAGLNATESYLLKEVQKVYRMQGVEIDDKHVEVMVRQMLRKVRIIEAGDTKLLPGSLVDIHNFTDANKEAFKGRKRPATAKPVLLGITKASLETESFLSAASFQETTRVLTDAAIKGKRDDLLGLKENVIIGKLIPAGTGMRRYSDVKYEKAETPVAETEEVEVTE